The Salvia splendens isolate huo1 chromosome 20, SspV2, whole genome shotgun sequence nucleotide sequence TTAAGCTCTTTGATGATGAAGATTTATGATGGATGCATCTTGCTATGAATGCAGTACTATAATTCGAATATATTGGGGcaacaatttattttaatatttttcaagtGTAACTAATTTAATTGTGAATGCAATTGGCTTTATGCATTTTGTGTTTTCACGATATATCGATTTTTGCATTAACTCCCCATAGTATTACGTTTATTTTGAGGCATCCAAGGGATAAAATTCTTTAATGTAATTTTCACCCACCCACCACCCACCACCTCCCTACAAATTACAACCATGTCAATTATGTATTGGTAAACAAAAACAATCATATCCTAAATGAAAAGATTTCCAATAATAGTGTGCAGTGGCGGAGCCACGTTGGAACAAGGGGTACCACTGTACCCCCAAATGTCATgctaattatatatttatatgtgcTAATAACTAAACAGTGGTGGTGGTGCAGCGGTAAGTTGTTGTAATACTCTACATGATCAGGATGCCTGAGTTCGATATTACATGATCAGGATGCCTGAGTTTGATCCTTTTTGGCAGCGttattattgttttaattaatttttatacacTATTTAATTGGCAAATATACTCCAATAAATAAACATTACACTAGTCTAAGTAAGCGttattattgatttaattaatttttatacaatatttaattgataacatatactccaacaaatAAACATTACACTAGTCTAGTAGGAGTATTTTATATTTCTGTGTTAATTATTCTAAACCAGTGGTTcatatataattttttctaCAATAAACACTATCTTAGAGTAATAGTATTTCAAATAaatactttattttaaaatatatataaaaattgaagtAAATTAACAtagtatatttttcttctatacAATAAACGTTACTTTAGTGTTATATATGAAGCATTAAGATAATATTATGTTAATCTTAATTTATGCTAAAGTCGGAGTTTGAAGTTCCGAGTAACTATACAAATTTATTGCACCCCCGAATCGAAAATCCTGGATCCGCGACTGATAGTGTGTGTACATTATATCATAAAAATGTTTTGATATATACTTTAATTATGTCTACACCATTTATAAGCATCATTTTCGCTCAGTCCACATTATTATTTCATCAAGTTTAACATTTAGGCGATGGAAAATAACAAAGAAATTAAACAAATGCAAAGAAAAAATCTTGAAGGAAAGAACAAGATGAGGTGGGGGAGAGGGGGAGGCAACTAACATGGTGGTGGAATGGCACCAATTTCATGCAGACAAAAAGTGGGGCAATTTAGTTTTATATTTCTCAAACAAAAAATCAGTTGGAAGTGATAGACCCAACAAGATTGGACCTTAACACAAACCAATGTACTCAACAAATCCCAAAAGATATCTATTTTCAATCCAGTGTAATGAACCCACTAAACTACAACTACAACTACAATTATATATAGGTCTTTATCCACTACATATAAATATTGTTCACTTTTATGGATCTTTGCTCTCTCTTGTTTTAAACCTAATATTATTTTGGTGGGACTTATCATCTTCTTACATTGGGGAACAAACAGTATCTCTTTTGATCTTCGATAATTTTGGACATTTTTTGTTTGGAGAAATGGCTTCAATCGACAAGTAGATAGCATCACCTAGTTTTGATTAATTTAAGCAAAAACCAAATGAAATTAATGAGGTAAGGCCCTTCTACTTTGCAAAGTGTTACCTCACATGTATATTGAGGAAACATATAAGTTCATCTCATCAACTTTTCAAAGCAAGGATTACATTTTTATTCTCGCATATACTGccaattttctctcttttaaGAATTATTACTCCAACATATCTTATCAGAATTATGGTGGTGTCACATTGAAATATGTATTTgacttttttattctttttctcacgtttaaatttcagttttttattCTTTGGTGGAATATTTTTAGATAAAATGATGAAATGATGCACGGTGCTTTATGATCTATTTCAAAAAAAGTGATTTAACAATGTTTATATAATTAGTTGCTtttgtaaatttaaaattttgttatacACTGTATATAGCAGCTACTTATTATTCTTGATAGTTAGCCCTTTATAATTTGTCCATATCAACAAAAGATATTAGGGCCGACCCCACAGCTATTGGGCCCGTTACCAAAACACATTAGAGTCCAGTCCAAATATAAGGTACTTGTAAGCCCATATagcttatttttaaaatactggagtaattatttattttattcataaaatatcacaattaaataaatatatgaaattgGAGACTAATATAAAATGAAgatgaattaaaaaataaatagtgaTACTTTGAATAGTTAAGGTATACTAGTATGGTTTGTGGTTTAATGGTTGTTGGTGTTTATAATAAGGTCTGAAAAATCAACGTGACACGTGAATAGCTAAAATATGTTATGATATGATACGTAATTTGAGTTTTTGGGCGACTCTAAGTCAGTAGGGGCCTCATTAGTTGGCCCCTTTAGGGGAAAGCAGTCGAATATTGGTGTATTTCGAACTTGTGGATGACCTAATCCACTAAACCGAACACCGCCGAAACGTACTTTGAGACAAGATAGCGGCCAGGTCCGAGTAGCATGGATGTAAACCAAAATGAGGACATTTGGTGGTTGGTGTAAAAGAGGAGACATGAATGACCACAGTTGCATCTGATGTTGGATCCATTCATTCCCAATTCTATTTCTACAAAGCCCATAACAATCACATCAAACATAATCATGCTAATACATATCATCACCACTAATACAGACATACTCATCAACTAAAAACATACAAAAAACAAACATCAAAGGTCAACTATACTGTTTTCAACACAAGAAAGTACTTACTTTCACAAaactttgaaaaaataatactccatctccATCATCAAGTTTTTTTTCCACCTAAATAATACccattttattttgtaatttcaaactatttttttttatttcgaggTGCTACACGAAGTAGTTGTCGAAGTCATGTTGTCATCAAGTATTCTTATCGCACGATTGTTATCCTAATTATCGAGCACTTATTACCGGATAAGCATGTTAATTTATGAAGCATATCATGAGAAAACATTTAACTGTCTAAAATAGAGGACCAatgtataaaattatatattaaatattctaattgtTTCGAATATAAAACGTTTACAATAATCAAttaatattattgtattttaattttttttattattatttggatgaaacccaaaaacaaaaataggCCATGTTCATTATAGGGGGCCCAACCCACCATCTAATTATCTTTAAAACTGTGGCCCAAGTAATAAATACCTAAAGCCCAGATAGAGTCCTATTTACCTTGCGTTCTCATATTTCTGTGTGTTTTTCTCTCTTGAAATTTGACATTTTTCAATAGCTGTTAAAATGCTTATGAACTGTTCGACAAAGTGCCTATGAGAGATTTCCACATTTCCACATTAGAATTTAGGCATGCATAATTCACATTTACTCCATTGCAAAAGCAATGGATTGAACATCACTAGGAGGAATATGAATCAATGGATATATGCCAATGAATTTCAGTTCGAACAACTGTGCATCTTCGTGCTAGTTTTGCTTCCACCTTAATGCAATAGATTCACAAGTTAATCCATAAACTGTACCTTTTTTCTCTATGAGAAATTAACCATTGCATCTCGTCTATCATGTTAAGCAAAACCGGTCGTAGGGCAACTCTCCTTTGGCATGTTACTGCAACCCAAAGCCGTACAATCATGCCAAGTAAGTGCAGCCCTATAACCGGTTTACTTAATGGACATCCATTGCCTCTTAGAACTTCTTCTTCCGTTTCTACATCTGCGTGTTCATGGTTTGACTGAGAACTACTGATGTTAGCTGTGGTTTATATATGCTTTAGCAGATGGATAAACCAATTCAGAAACGGCATATGCTTCAAGTCTTATGCGTCTTCGTCTCAGGAGAAAAGCAATGGAAAGGAGATTCTGTCTAAAAGATGAAATGGCCTATTTTCAGAATCATGGATCAGCATATCCTTCCAGATATTCCTTCTCCACTTTATTTCCAATTATTTTGTGATTTGTATGTGAAAGATTGTTAGAGCAATCATTTTCTGCATTAGATTAACATAGAGAAGAAACATACTAAAACTGTGATTATATCATCTGGAAGAAAAACAGCTTCCTTTTCCTATCAAATAGTATTCCTTATTTAGTAGGAGTAcataaaaatggaaaaacgtTGAAGATATTTTAACATAATAATCATTCTCTATATATGGAGAAAGTAGATATTTCCATGTCTTTTGTGGTCAGACAACCATGTGGCTGTTTCCCTCTCTGTGAGGATTCTCTGTCCCATATACCTGCATTACAAGATAAAATGCTGTAATGCAGGTCATTAATTAGATAAAATGCTGTAAATTCCTAAATTGTTGTCAAATTTTGGTTTTGCATGTAAGCTAGATTTGTTGTGATGACTACTTACATGGCACTGTCAGAGATGTCAACCAAAATGACGTTCAGTGAAACAATATCGTGTTATACAAATTAAATCATTTCATTTGTTGTATTTAACAAATGAAgttatatattgtagtgtatgcTGACGTCTTTTCACTGCTTATATTATGACATCATTTTGGTTGACGTTGTGATTTATAGTTAGATTTAGAAGTTGATATACAAAATTAGAATTTAGTGAAAGTTTAAGAATTTACAGGCAATAGTTGCCTGTAAATTGGTCATTATTCTATTTGGTCAAATTTGGAGAAAATTGAAGTTGAATTGACAAACAAGAAAGTCTACATAGAGATATCGGTCAAGCCAGCAACATGGAAGGGTTAGAGAGTGCGTAGAGAGAATATTTACTTTTACTATAATAGTCAAAACGAGTAATCAGTACATGCTTGTGAAAAAAATGGGACAATTGTATAGGTGTTTTCCAAAAAAGCACTACTAGAAAATCAGCATTTCGTGACACCTAAAAATGTCAAGAGAAATATAGTTTTGTGGCACTTCATCTATGATGGCACTTGAGGCAAGTGTCATGCCAAAAGTTGTAATAACAGGTGAAGTGTGAGGATAGAACATCTATTCCTTCACCTAAACATGTCATGAAGAAACACATGTGGTGGCACACTAAGAAGTGTCAAAAGATAATGTCTAAGACTACACCATTTTACTGCGTTTGAATATTTACAAAATGGCTCCTATAAATGTTTTTAATTAGAATTTACCTCtatattgtatttaatttatacCTCCACCTATAAATTtctgtaattttcattttcattttcatccttcaaatatttatatattatattttcatcCTTTAAATACTTGtatttatcttttttctctTGTAATATACCAAAATTTTACTAAACAATATTAATCAtccaataaaatttataaataactcattaaaatatcaaatttgaATAGACAAAACTTCAAAGTATCTATTGGTCTTACACCAAAATCTTACATGTATGGAAACAAAATTCATACAAATGGAATGAACTGCTACTTAAActcaaaacacaaaaacataccaaataaaataaactacttAAACTATACAAACAAAACTAGTACTAAAAATTGTAAAGTCTTCATTCCTCTAAAACAGGATAACACATTTATACGTGCATTCCTTGTCTCTTTTGATATTTGAGCCTCTTCTATTTGTCAAAAGAGCGAAAGTCCTATACAACGTGAACTGaaacattaaaattataaattttcaagTTACTACCATAAATTACAACATATATACTGGCATTAGATGAATAATACATATGGAAAATATCAACTATAAGAGAAactgaaaaaataaaagtaaataacaACCAAAAATTATACGATATCTTATGCCATGATATAGAAAACATCAAAATAGTAAGAAACACAAGACTATGTAGTATTTGGCAACCAACATACAACCTTAAGTATAACATAGGAAGAAAGTAAAGCTCTAATTCAATCTCAAATACAATTATCATGATGACAGGCATACAGGAGATTGATCAAACAAAAAACAATATAACTAGTAAAATAAATTTACAGCCATCAAAATGTAAGTTCAAACTCCAAACTTCTCATCATAGTATCAACACAGtctaaaatttcaagattttgatgttaaCATTATGTAgtgtcaatacaatgtcaacacaacatcaaccatTGACACGGGGTTGACatttttctaacggtccagatcatatttggaatttgtacaatatttagagtttgcatatGATTGCATCCCCAGATATAAATACCTAATTAAGCACCATCTCATGGCACCTTAAATTGTCACACTCCCAATAAGTATCAATGTCAGAAACCAAACAGTAGTATTCATCTCAGAAGGCTAAGGTATCAAGAGGGATGACTCCTTTAATCTATAAACTAAATTTGTTATCATACTTTAATAGATGTAAGCGTACAACAAACAAAGAGATAGGGCACCTTTCTCTGCAGAGGAAGAAACGATCAAGAAGAAAATCCCAAAGGAAACTGCAACAATACTGGGAATAGATTTTCTAGAAGCCGCCATAtttactgaaataaaaagatatATCAATGAAGATATCAGAAATGAGTTGATCTCtacattatatataaataatgtgATAAGTTGGTAGAACATTTCTCATAACACAATAGCAAATATAGGTAATATAGGATATAGTAGTGTGGGCATGGGCACCTGCATAAACTTAAATACAGAGGATCACATGAAATCTCTCAtaataataaacaaattaaacatGTTTGATTCATAGCATAACctattagtattatttaagGGCGTGGACAAAGTAAATCCATTAGTTGAATATATAGCAAAATTAGCGTGTAACTCGTTGAAATTTGATGAAAAATTACTTTAcgttattattatactataataattttagatttttattgtCTAACATATGATaggatttatataaattattttataattaatttaattttgaagtaGTGTGTCGCGGTTCAACCTAGCAATATAATAAAATTGCCTCCTCAATAAATTATTTCGGCGcctctttatttctttattgGGATAAAGTATAGGACCACAGTATAACTTTAAGAACAagtgaaatttatttatttatttgttgaataTATAGCAAAATCGAAAATTTATATTCGGCATGTGCTCATATAGATGAACTAGCTAGCTAACCCTAAGAGGGTACTAGCTTAAATTAACAAATTCAAAGTTATAAGTAAGATTACGTGCACGGAAAAACAATTATGGAGTTGATAAATGACATCTAATGAGTGTATTTCAcgactttttttttatagaatatttatcatttattaacCATATATACAATAAttgtataaaatattaataaatgttCTCAACATActattaaaaagaaagaaaaaacatGACATAGAAAAGAACAAGTTCTGCAAACAATacttattaaaataaaactCTACTCGAAATATTATCAAACACCACTTTTCTCGTCGAATTTTGCgcataattaatttaatcaaatCGTCTTATTATTCCTGTGCTGCAGAATCATCTGTCCCATATACCTGCAGGATTAGATTCATGAACCACAAATTAATAGCttaaacaattaaatttcccaaATCATCCAAACAAGTATAAAAAAGCTAAAACGCAAATATATAaactttcaataaaaaaaacaaaatattaattcttaaatttaattgattaaaaaagtatttttgaaaaatattaatttcaacaaaaaacacaaaaatactCCTAGCAATTTTAAAATTCCATAACCCCATAAAACCATATAGCTCTCCTAGCGTTCCAGTCATAATTTTTCGTTTTTTGTCATTCACAAAAATTAATTAGCAATATCTTGAATTACTTTTCTATTAAAATTCGTATCATTCACAGACAACGTTATTAATAAGAGATAGAAATAGAAATGGGAGAAAAACGAAGCAAACCTTCCGAGCATCATAACCGTAGCCTGAGGGTTTGTCCCTGGCGAATAATAAAAGGTGGAGCCATCAACGACACGCAACGAGTCGACCCCAATGACACGGTAATCGGAGTCGACCACACGGCCGACCTGGCATCCCCCGTGGTAGTGCCACAGGGTCATGACGGTGTCCCTACAATACTGCTCCATGGAGTAAGCAGAAGCTACATGTCTCCCTCTCAAATTGATGGGCAAAGACAGCATGAACCTCTGCAGGGACTCGAAGGAGGTGAAGGGGAAGAGGAATTCCGAGACGGCCCGTGACCGGACCACCTTCCTCAAGATTTCCATGCCTCCGACGCACCTCGTCAGGTCCCTTTCGTCCTTGAAGTAGTTGAATGTGACTCTCGGGTTCGACTCCGGGTCCTTGTTCAAGAGCTCCATGTAGCCGGTCGAGAACGGGCCCATGATCTTCTGCAGGACTACTGCGAGTCTGGTATTCTCCGCTTTGGATCCTTGAAGGATTTGTTGGATGCTTTGGTTCGTGGGGATCATGAATGGCGCGACCGTCTGCGCGGGAAAAGCGTATGTCAACATCATTCGTGACCTTAGTGTATGTCTTTcgttatttgttttgttttatacatttaatttgattctgatacgataaatatttttattttattcattaattCAATGTCACAGGAAAATGAACTAATCGAACTTTgatttttaagtattttttaaaattatttatcttagtaattattttatgttgtagAAAAACTACATTGTGAAATTACAAGCTTACccttaataaaaattgaaaaaacttCTCTCTTATCATTGTCCTTCACTTTAGACCGCAAACTATTTCCACCCAACATGTCCACTCTCAAATTTTTGCTCAGATACGTAAAAAAAGAGATCAATCTAATCCTAACGAGTTAACCAATTTGTGACAGGAGAAGTGACTGCTTACTACGTATTTAACTTGAATTCATTTAACTTCACATTTTGAATATGAAACAACTGACATGTGAATATCTGAACAGTAAGAGAATATGGATGAATGGCTTACCTTGTTTGCGACGTCCACATTGTGTTGAATGAAGTCATAGATGGAAGAAAGCTCGATGAATCCACTGGCGGCTTCAATGTAGCTCCCGACATCGGAAATGCCAACGACCTGAACCAGTGAGATCTCGACTGGACGACTGGAAGGTATGAGCAACATATTGGTCGGATTGTCGGACATGCCTTGCCCTACTAATGGTTGCTCCAAGACTACGTTAATTCCCAGGGCTCGTAACTCAGGGCCCGGCCCGATGCCACTCAACATCAGAAGTTGCGGGCTGCCCAGTGCCCCAGCTGAGAGAATTATCTCATTTGCTACTCCTCTCTTCAAGTATACCCTGTGGTTATACCCATTTGAGTCTCTGAAGAAAACTCCATTTGCCTTGGGCTTTCTACCTGCATCAAGTTAAAGTGAAGAATCCAAGCCAGAAATTAGAATCATTTTCATATTTAAAGTAGATAATTAGAATTCCAGATAGTTAATATCTGTTTGGTAAAATGAGGTAAAtgattatgaaattaaatttgaagaatttgtgcgcgcacacacacaacatgcacataatacacaatgCCCCACGCGCGCACACAcaatgtgtgcagtgtgtgttttgtttacAGTGTGTGTGCGCAGTATGagattttgtgtatagtgtgtgcaacGTATGtattttcaattcaattcaattttatGTACTAAACAGATCTATGTAGCCCATTTCAATCATTTTCAATTTCTAAAATTCATGTCAATCTTCTTTCTATCTGATTATTATGTATTAAAACTTAGTGTCGTTTCATAAGTTAGTACTCCATGCGCAACCATTTAAAGAGCCCTTGTAACCATTTTGGTTTGTCCACGATTTATAaaaccatttactttattccatttttagattccatcatttttttacactcacaatccaatataaaactaatactttaaatgggtctcacattctccttttacttttcttcataaagtcaaacaattttttaaaactcgtgtcgagtcCAAAGGACTCTTTaaatcgtggacggagggagtatttttaaaGGACAGGGGCATTAGCATGAAATAGAAATCTGACCTGGAGAGGTGCTGAATAAGATTCGATGCACGGTGGCGTGTAAATAAACAGTAATCTTGGTGGGATCAGCATACTCCAACAAATCCGCAGCCGTGTGCCTCACACCATCCTCATCAAATATCGAGCCCCCGACCTTGGTCCCAATAAGATGCTCGTACGTGGCGCCGTTGTCGGGCGCCACTCCCGCGTCGAGCAGGCCGTCCCTCATGGCAGCCTGCCACTGCTGCACGCGCGGCAGGTGCGCCACCTTCCGCTCCACCCACTCGTACGACTCCCTCGCCAGCTGCGGGTCCCACCCGGCCCCGCGCACGTACTCAGCACTGGCCCGCGTGTAGAACCCCGCGTTGATGGCCGACCCCCCGCCCAGCACGCGGGCGCGGTGGTTGAACACGCCGTCCGTGGAGACGAACGGCTGCGAGGCCGAGGTGGGCGACGTGTCGAGGAGCGACTTGGCGAACCCCGTGATCTGGGTAACGTTGGGGTTGTCGTAGGGGAGCCCGCCCCTCTCGAGGAGGAGGACTTTCGCCGAGGCTGAGAGCGTCGCCGCCAGGGCACAGCCGGCAGTTCCGCCGCCGATGACTACATAGTCGTAGTAGTCTAGCAGCGGAGCTGAGGTGGCGTTTCTCGCGAACGAGGTGTACGGAGCTATTTAATAGATCAGGAGTTCGAGTCAATATAATCACGACACGTAAATAAAGAATCATTATAATCCTCTTAGTAAAATGAAACATTAATGAAACGCAGCAAATTGGTACCAACCTTTTGTAACTTGAATGCAATTAAATTTCTTTTTACTGTTTTTATCTAGTTTTATTATTCTAGAAGCAAGACAAAGGCTCTTTGCACACTCTTTGTATGGAAGTACTATGTATGGTATTtattaatgattaattaaattttgggtTCTGCATAAGAACATACAACTCATGATCTTAGAATATACTACAAAGTACAAACTtcacttctttttctttatagtttcacatataaattttataatttgtccCAAGatttactaacttttttttattttctcgatCACTAATTCAAAAGGACAATATATCCTGACTTTTCACATTGCTGTTATATTAGTGTATttgaaacaaaacaaaacaaaacaaaacaaaacaaaacaaaacaaaacaaaacaaaacaaaaaaatttctttctagtttatttgaaatttataagataataatccaaaaacaaaacaaaaaatacaaaaaattagtGTATTCTAGGAGATAAGGAGTATCATTTACCAAACCTAAGATGTTCAGACAATAATATAACTAATCTAATTACATATAGATTGCTTTAGAAAGAAATTCAAGAATACCATAtgcatgagagagagagagagaccttgCTCTGCAAATGAAGAAGCGAAGAGGAAGAAAATCCCAAGAGAAACCAACGTTGCAGAAGCCATGATATGTGTGAGAAATAGAGGATTTGAAAGAAATGAAGATCAACTAACAGAACTTGAACAATAATATTTTACACGCAAACAACAACTCTTCTTTTTATAAGTAGAAACAAGAAAATGACACTGTTTCTGGCACAAAGATCTTTGCAGCTCTTTTTCTCTGAGGAATATAATGAGAGCAAAATTATTGTTGAACTATAAATTATATGGGGACAAAATTCATATAAAGATTTCACTCACTCATTAAAAGAGTTGGTTGTTAAAATAGGGGCTagctatatatatattctcaATTTTTAAAGATCAGTTACTATATACTCTATAATtgagttttgaattttgagataaTAATTTTTCTATATTGTCGTTATATGAATTTTTACATGACAATTTTCacatgaaatataaaaaattaaataatcgaATGTATcctgattttatttaaaatatcatcAATTTTATCACAGCATATAGTCATTGAATCTATTTTACCCAACCTTTTATACTGATCAATTTATTCTCTTGTCTTTCTGATTTATAACTATATAACTTCGGGCCTTTGAccccattttttattttgcacTCAGAGATTTGAGATGTAATCATTTCGTCCCAACTAAATtaagtcatatttctttttaggATGActcaattaagttgagtcactttctttgcaaaaaaataaaacatctcatcattactccctccgtcccataagattatgtactttccaattttggaaactcttttctttctaatgaggtgtgactcattctccgctaataatactttaattcctttttctctctacctctctcttactttttcaattttgcattaaaactcacgtcgaacccaaagtgcatattctttggggatggaagagtattattttatttcatcgcatgttttattctctcttatcttttcctactttattcttttctcctattttattttattttattttattttattttattttattttattttattttcattaaatcTATTCAATACAGTTTCTTAATATCTATGCCTAAAAATTTTGTCCCAGTTACTTGGAAAGGAGCGAGtataaataaatacacaaacttaaTAATCTTTGTAATATTATCACAAATAGAGTTTTGCCCAAATTAAAATTGACAATGCTAGTTATATTCTCTTTTCTTTGTTCGAAATATCATCTTGATTATCACATGATAAAAGACAATTCAAGATGATGATCACTTGGAGGAAGACAAATCCAATATGACAAGTTCATTGGTGCCTAAAGACAATAGGTTTGAGGTGCTTTTACCCGTTACAAGGAAGTTATTTTACCATTGGGACAATATGTTAATCCGTAAGCACTACACAAGATACAATTTGTCTTACGAAAAGATCTACTCGACTTACCAgtagtttaatttattttactattttttctgTAATTTCCATTCTACTTATTTCAGTGTCTTTTCTTCAATCATAAGTAATAGAAAGGGTATCGCCTACGCCTAAAAACAGCTCGGAAAATTTCCCAAATTTTATCAAAGTCTCTAGTGGCTTACCTTCTCCACCCTACTACAGTACTATTTAATACGTATAACATGTGTATCCATTTATTACATATGCTTCATTCATTATAATATTAAAGTCTGCCCACCATTAAAATGTTAGTGAGTTAGTTGGTACTATTTTGCCTAATTTGTTTGTTGGGGGATAGTCAaagaatttatataaaaataatataaatatatcattcccaaaaaattaatataaatatatgcaaAAAGGGATACTACATAACATCGCAATTATGGATAgttttagataaaaaaaagtgttcCATCCGTCCCTAGAAAATAGATAAGATTTTAATGGCATGGGTTCTAATGCataatttgtaaagtaagagagatggaaagaAAAAATGATTATAGTATATAGTGGAAAAAGAGAACCACCTCGTTACAGAGAAATATGTTTCCTTAAATAGACTTGGTCTATTTTT carries:
- the LOC121780811 gene encoding protein HOTHEAD-like produces the protein MASATLVSLGIFFLFASSFAEQAPYTSFARNATSAPLLDYYDYVVIGGGTAGCALAATLSASAKVLLLERGGLPYDNPNVTQITGFAKSLLDTSPTSASQPFVSTDGVFNHRARVLGGGSAINAGFYTRASAEYVRGAGWDPQLARESYEWVERKVAHLPRVQQWQAAMRDGLLDAGVAPDNGATYEHLIGTKVGGSIFDEDGVRHTAADLLEYADPTKITVYLHATVHRILFSTSPGRKPKANGVFFRDSNGYNHRVYLKRGVANEIILSAGALGSPQLLMLSGIGPGPELRALGINVVLEQPLVGQGMSDNPTNMLLIPSSRPVEISLVQVVGISDVGSYIEAASGFIELSSIYDFIQHNVDVANKTVAPFMIPTNQSIQQILQGSKAENTRLAVVLQKIMGPFSTGYMELLNKDPESNPRVTFNYFKDERDLTRCVGGMEILRKVVRSRAVSEFLFPFTSFESLQRFMLSLPINLRGRHVASAYSMEQYCRDTVMTLWHYHGGCQVGRVVDSDYRVIGVDSLRVVDGSTFYYSPGTNPQATVMMLGRYMGQMILQHRNNKTI